The Polyodon spathula isolate WHYD16114869_AA chromosome 13, ASM1765450v1, whole genome shotgun sequence genome includes a region encoding these proteins:
- the trub1 gene encoding probable tRNA pseudouridine synthase 1: MAGSVAGSAAAQKAAKLQSLNGLFAIYKKAGPTSADVLNTLKEKLLQEAGLKQNPKKRKRHILKVGHGGTLDNSASGVLVVGIGKGTKMLGNMLSGSKKYTTVGELGKATDTLDATGTGTEEKAYDHITKDEFEESLKKYIGNIMQVPPLYSALKKDGQRLSVLLKKGHAVEAKPARPVTVYSISLQEFKPPLFTLDVECGGGFYIRSLVNDIGKDLSTCAHVKDLIRTKQGPFTLQEHVLHEDKWTIDAIAQSIQDCMCLFPTEPDSKRLKTDLDQPSKDSQAVEVES, encoded by the exons ATGGCGGGCAGTGTAGCGGGCAGTGCCGCTGCGCAGAAAGCTGCTAAACTCCAGTCTCTGAATGGGTTGTTCGCAATTTACAAGAAAGCAGGACCGACGTCAGCTGATGTCTTAAACACGCTGAAAGAAAAACTGTTACAAG aAGCTGGTCTGAAACAGAAtcccaagaaaagaaaaaggcatATTCTCAAGGTCGGGCATGGAGGGACTCTGGACAACTCTGCTTCAGGAGTGCTGG TGGTTGGCATCGGGAAAGGAACCAAGATGCTGGGTAATATGCTGTCGGGTTCAAAG aaatacaccaCAGTTGGAGAATTGGGGAAAGCCACCGACACATTGGATGCTACAGGAACTGGAACTGAAGAGAAGGCTTATG ATCACATAACAAAGGATGAATTTGAGGAAAGTTTGAAGAAATACATCGGAAACATAATGCAAGTTCCTCCATT ATACTCTGCCCTGAAGAAAGATGGACAGAGGCTTTCTGTGTTGCTGAAGAAAGGACATGCAGTGGAAGCAAAGCCAGCAAGACCTGTTACAGTGTACAGCATCTCGCTGCAGGAGTTCAAGCCTCCCCTCTTTACTCTCG ATGTTGAGTGCGGTGGAGGCTTTTACATCAGGAGCTTGGTCAATGACATTGGTAAAG aCCTTTCCACCTGTGCCCATGTGAAGGATTTGATCAGAACCAAGCAGGGTCCTTTCACACTGCAAGAGCACGTGCTTCACGAGGACAAGTGGACCATCGATGCCATCGCTCAGTCCATACAGGACTGTATGTGCCTCTTCCCAACGGAGCCAGACTCGAAGAGACTGAAGACAGACTTGGATCAGCCCAGCAAAGACTCGCAAGCTGTTGAAGTGGAGTCCTGA